The window ACAACAAAACCGCCTTCCATGGATACTCCAGGTATAACCTTACCAAACCTTGAATTCGGGTTCATCCGCGTTTCTGATCTAATAAAAAAGATACGGACCAACTCTGCCGCACGCTCGGCATAAACCTCGTTCTCAGTGAAGAAATACATCAAACCAAGCCGATGTATTGCAATCGATACTTTACCAAATTGTGAAAGCGATCCACCCGAGTTTGGATTGACGTGTCCCGGGCGTTTTATATATGGCAACCCGTTCGCTGTTTTCGGGTTTGGCCAAAAGTACGCCCCGATTGAGATGAAGTCATGCGGGGTTGCCCCCGGCACAGAGATTAGACCAAACGTTTTGGTTACCGAATATGAATCACCAAGCAGTTTTCGATCGGCAGAGGCCTGCAATGAAGTCATCGCTATGTTTGCCCACGGTGCTCCACTCTGCCAAGCATCCTTACTCGCCTGCAGATAGGTTTTATCGTACAAAAACGTTCTGGATTCTGCGCTATTGCCACGAACAGGAATAATTAAGACAAGAAATAAGAACGCCATTAAAAAACGAAAACGCATCATAATTCTTCTCCGCAACCTTAGCGAGGGAAAACAACCTACTCAACCTTAAACAAACATCAGAATTATCTCGATAATATCTACCGGCTAGAGGACACATGTCGAATATGTATCTCACGTTATACGCTGATTCACGCTTTCGTGTACCCCCTAACCGACAGACAAAACACTATTTTAACCCAAGTTGCCACCTACTTGCCCCCTCCCCAGCCCTCCCCGTAAACGGGGAGGGAGTAGGCCGCAGACCTCCCCCCGTTTACGGGGGGATTGAGGGGGACGATTGGATGCGATCCCGAATTTTGAATAGGTGGCAACTTGGGTTATTTTAGTGCTGCCAAGGCCGCCGTATAGTTGGGCTCCTGTTTGATCTCCGGCACTAATTCGGTATAGACCACGCGATCCCCCGCGTCGAGAACAACTACGGCACGGGCACTAATTCCCGCGAGCGGACCATCAACGATGAGTACGCCATAATCCTCGGCGAATTGGCGGCTACGCATCATTGATAAGGTGCTCACATTCTCAATGCCCTCCGCCGTGCAAAAACGACCGGCGGCAAAAGGAAGGTCTGCGGAAATGACCAAGATTACCGTATCCGCATGTTCCTTGGCGTGGTCGTTGAAGTATTTGGTAGAGATCGCGCAAACCCCGGTATCCAGGCTGGGAACAATATTGAGCAACTTCTTCTTGCCCGCAAAATCAGCGAGGGAGACCTCGCTGAGATTGGTCTTAAGCAATTTGAAGTCAGGGGCCTTGCCGCCTACTGCAGGAAGGTCGCCGTTGGTGTGAATGGGATTTCCACCCAAGGTTACGGTTGCCATTGCGTTGTTACTCCGGTCATTGGTGAAGTTTGATACAAACAAATAAACGTACCGACAAAATACCGAAATTATCCCCCGCTCGCATCAAAACACTCAAGTATTTTTCTCTTAACCATAAAAGAAAAACACTTTGATATTTTGAAGCTGACGGGGGATTTATTTTTCTATTCTTTCCGCATGGGGATTGGACAGGAGGGGGCTCGTCGCTTGGACAGAATACGCTGTAGGTGGTTGAAATAGACCTCGATATCCGCAGGGCTACGCTGTTCGGTAGCGCAAACCAGAAGCCCTTCGCCCAGTTCGGGATAATCGCGGCCCAGGGGATAACCCGCCACCAGATTTTGCGCCGCCAGGGCTCGAACTACCTCATCCACCGGGGCTGGTAGGCGTAGAGCCGCTTCGTGGAAGATGCCGCGCTCGAAAAGGCGTTCTACCCCTTCGAGGGAGGTCAACCGCTCTACCAGGGCCTGGGTATTGGCATGACAGGCCGCCGCCACGCGCTCCAGGCCGGTAGGCCCGAGGATCGACAGATGGATGGTCGCGGCGGTCATCATCAGACCCTGATTGGTGCAGATGTTGGAGGTTGCTTTGGAGCGGCGGATATGTTGCTCGCGGGCCTGGAGGGTGAGGGTAAAACCCGGTTTGCCCTCCAGGTCAACAGTGCGACCAACGATGCGCCCCGGCAATTGACGGACCAGATCCCGACGACAGGTGAT of the Gammaproteobacteria bacterium genome contains:
- the tpx gene encoding lipid hydroperoxide peroxidase; protein product: MATVTLGGNPIHTNGDLPAVGGKAPDFKLLKTNLSEVSLADFAGKKKLLNIVPSLDTGVCAISTKYFNDHAKEHADTVILVISADLPFAAGRFCTAEGIENVSTLSMMRSRQFAEDYGVLIVDGPLAGISARAVVVLDAGDRVVYTELVPEIKQEPNYTAALAALK